The following are encoded in a window of Carya illinoinensis cultivar Pawnee chromosome 15, C.illinoinensisPawnee_v1, whole genome shotgun sequence genomic DNA:
- the LOC122297517 gene encoding wall-associated receptor kinase 2-like, which translates to MQAMSSSLQTVLLQQQTAVKLLLGVLVISAATFVAAVVEPNSSCNRACGSLDIPYPFGTSEGCYLDSSFLITCDSSSSETSTPTPFLGIGNIKVLNISLDGELRVPSPIARYCPYYRLDGLFLNTFPISYTKNVLTTVGCETLGFIKNLVSDKNYTTGCISVCDSIDGMVNGSCSGIGCCQTSIPVGIKDLTVSIRKVVSNHSNASELISPCGFAFVVEEKAYNFSSLDLQNMQDKEVVPLVLDWAVGNQTCEDAKKNTIGYACKANNSECYNSTNGPGYRCNCSSGYYGNPYLSGGCQDIDECETPNHGCTVNACVNHVGSYRCSCPKGYEGDGRRDGNGCSPKRSNYRNIVIALGIGMSLLVLLLGGLVLLGLKRRKHLKLEEQYFQQNSGSVDMTTR; encoded by the exons ATGCAAGCTATGTCCTCCTCCCTTCAAACTGTTCTCCTGCAGCAACAAACTGCTGTAAAACTC CTACTTGGGGTACTTGTTATTTCGGCAGCAACATTTGTAGCAGCAGTAGTTGAACCCAATTCCAGCTGCAACAGAGCATGTGGATCGCTTGACATCCCCTACCCATTTGGAACATCCGAAGGCTGCTACCTTGACTCATCTTTTCTCATTACTTGCGACTCCTCCTCCTCCGAGACGAGTACTCCAACACCATTTCTGGGCATTGGTAACATAAAGGTACTCAACATATCATTGGATGGTGAATTGCGAGTCCCAAGTCCTATAGCCCGTTATTGCCCATACTATAGGTTGGATGGTCTCTTCCTGAACACGTTCCCCATCTCGTATACAAAGAACGTGTTGACCACCGTCGGTTGTGAAACTCTGgggtttattaaaaatttagtcTCAGACAAGAATTATACGACAGGATGCATTTCAGTCTGTGATAGCATCGATGGCATGGTTAACGGTTCTTGCTCTGGCATAGGATGTTGCCAGACTTCTATCCCAGTTGGAATAAAAGATTTAACTGTGTCAATTCGCAAGGTCGTATCAAACCACTCCAATGCAAGCGAATTGATCAGTCCATGTGGTTTCGCCTTTGTGGTGGAAGAAAAAGCATACAACTTTTCGTCCTTGGATCTTCAAAATATGCAAGATAAAGAAGTTGTTCCCTTAGTGTTAGATTGGGCAGTTGGGAACCAAACATGCGAAGATGCTAAAAAGAATACTATAGGATACGCATGTAAGGCAAATAATAGTGAATGTTACAATTCCACAAACGGTCCTGGGTATCGCTGCAACTGCTCCTCAGGCTATTATGGAAACCCATATCTCTCTGGTGGTTGCCAAG ATATTGATGAGTGTGAAACTCCAAATCATGGGTGCACTGTTAATGCATGCGTCAACCATGTGGGGTCTTACCGCTGTTCTTGCCCCAAGGGATACGAAGGAGATGGGAGGAGAGATGGAAATGGTTGCAGTCCTAAACGAAGCAATTATAGGAATATCGTTATTGCCCTGG GTATCGGCATGAGTCTCTTGGTCTTGCTCTTGGGAGGTTTAGTACTTTTGGGATTGAAAAGAAGGAAGCACTTGAAACTCGAAGAAC